In Hydrogenovibrio marinus, a single genomic region encodes these proteins:
- a CDS encoding valine--tRNA ligase, translating to MEKHFDPASIEKKWYSNWEDKGFFKPQESTTGQNYSIMIPPPNVTGSLHMGHAFQDTIMDTLIRYNRMKGHSTLWQPGTDHAGIATQMVVERQLAAKGLSRHDVGRDAFIDKIWEWKAESGGTITKQLRRLGASPDWSRERFTMDDGLSNAVKEVFVRLYEEGLIYRGKRLVNWDPVLHTAVSDLEVISEEEQGNLWHMRYPLTDGSGHLVVATTRPETLFGDQAVAVHPEDERYKNLIGKTVTLPLVGREIPIIADDYVDMEFGTGCVKITPAHDFNDYEMGKRHNLPMLNVMTIDANMNEGVPEKYQGLERYEARRLAVADLEALGLIEDIKPHKLMVPRGDRSHAVIEPYLTDQWYVAVEQLAKPAIDAVKNGDIEFVPKNWENTYFEWMNNIQDWCISRQIWWGHRIPAWYDEAGNVYVGRTEEEVRQQNGLDSSTALSQDEDVLDTWFSSALWTFSTLGWPEQTPELEKFHPTSVLVTGFDIIFFWVARMIMMTLKFTGQVPFKQVYVHGLVRDGEGQKMSKSKGNVLDPIDLIDGIDLESLVSKRTYGMMQPEKAAKIEKATRKQFADGIDAYGTDALRFTFASLASTGRDIRFDLNRCEGYRNFCNKLWNAARYVLMNTEGYDTGVDEKAAYELSLADKWIVSRLQEVEAEVAKHIESYRFDLASTALYEFTWNEYCDWYLELSKPILNSDDSSDEAKRGTRRTLVRVLETLLRMLHPIIPFITEEIWQTVAPLAAKDGQTIMLQPYPLSDNSKIDTAAVAELEWVKQFIMGVRRIRSEMNIAPSKQLPVILTKLSATDELWLENNHLYLSTLAKLESITVLSDSEEAPESAVALVGEMNILIPMAGLIDKEAELERLNKEINRLESDIQRMEGKLSNDSFVAKAPEAVVAKERQKLDEHKTALKNLKDQHEKISQI from the coding sequence ATGGAAAAGCATTTCGACCCCGCATCAATTGAAAAAAAATGGTACTCAAATTGGGAAGATAAAGGTTTCTTTAAACCTCAAGAAAGTACAACTGGTCAGAACTACAGCATTATGATCCCTCCGCCGAATGTCACCGGTAGCCTACACATGGGTCATGCATTCCAAGATACCATTATGGACACTCTCATTCGCTACAACCGAATGAAAGGCCACTCCACGCTTTGGCAGCCAGGTACTGACCACGCAGGGATTGCAACGCAAATGGTCGTTGAGCGCCAATTAGCTGCTAAAGGCCTTAGTCGCCATGATGTTGGTCGAGATGCTTTTATTGACAAAATTTGGGAATGGAAAGCGGAATCCGGTGGAACCATCACCAAACAGCTTCGTCGTCTGGGCGCATCACCAGACTGGAGCCGTGAACGCTTCACGATGGATGACGGCCTTTCGAATGCCGTTAAAGAAGTTTTTGTTCGCCTTTACGAAGAAGGATTAATCTATCGTGGCAAACGCCTTGTAAACTGGGATCCAGTTCTCCACACCGCCGTTTCTGATTTGGAAGTCATTTCTGAAGAAGAACAAGGCAACCTATGGCACATGCGCTACCCACTCACAGACGGTTCAGGTCATTTGGTGGTTGCTACTACCCGCCCTGAAACACTATTCGGTGACCAAGCAGTTGCTGTTCACCCTGAAGACGAACGTTACAAGAATCTTATAGGCAAGACCGTTACCCTTCCTTTGGTGGGGCGCGAAATTCCAATTATCGCTGACGATTACGTCGATATGGAGTTCGGTACAGGTTGCGTAAAAATCACCCCTGCCCATGACTTCAACGACTATGAGATGGGGAAACGTCATAACCTGCCAATGCTGAACGTCATGACGATTGACGCTAACATGAACGAAGGAGTTCCAGAGAAATACCAAGGATTAGAGCGTTACGAAGCACGTCGTCTAGCGGTTGCAGACCTTGAAGCTCTTGGGTTAATTGAAGACATTAAGCCTCACAAACTAATGGTTCCTCGCGGTGATCGCTCTCATGCAGTTATCGAACCTTACCTGACTGATCAGTGGTATGTTGCCGTGGAGCAATTAGCAAAACCAGCTATTGACGCGGTTAAAAACGGCGATATCGAATTTGTACCTAAGAACTGGGAAAACACCTACTTCGAGTGGATGAACAACATCCAAGACTGGTGTATCTCTCGCCAAATCTGGTGGGGACATCGTATTCCCGCTTGGTATGACGAAGCTGGAAATGTCTATGTTGGTCGCACAGAAGAAGAAGTCCGCCAACAAAATGGTTTAGACAGCTCTACAGCATTGTCTCAAGATGAAGACGTGCTAGACACTTGGTTCAGCTCAGCGCTATGGACATTCTCTACACTTGGCTGGCCGGAACAAACACCTGAGTTGGAAAAATTCCATCCGACTTCGGTTTTGGTCACTGGTTTTGACATTATCTTCTTCTGGGTTGCCAGAATGATTATGATGACCTTAAAGTTCACTGGACAAGTTCCTTTCAAACAAGTTTATGTACACGGTCTGGTTCGAGATGGTGAAGGTCAAAAAATGTCCAAATCCAAAGGTAACGTCCTAGACCCGATTGACCTGATTGACGGTATTGACTTGGAAAGCCTGGTTTCTAAGCGTACTTACGGCATGATGCAACCAGAAAAAGCGGCGAAAATCGAAAAAGCCACTCGCAAACAGTTTGCTGACGGTATTGATGCCTATGGAACAGATGCGCTTCGATTCACTTTCGCCTCTCTAGCCTCAACAGGTCGTGATATTCGTTTCGATTTAAACCGCTGCGAAGGTTACCGCAACTTCTGTAATAAATTATGGAATGCAGCGCGTTATGTATTGATGAACACTGAAGGCTATGACACAGGTGTGGACGAAAAAGCTGCATACGAATTATCTCTGGCCGACAAATGGATTGTCTCCCGTTTGCAAGAAGTGGAAGCTGAAGTTGCCAAACATATTGAATCTTACCGTTTCGACCTTGCTTCAACCGCGCTTTATGAGTTCACCTGGAATGAGTACTGTGACTGGTATCTGGAGTTATCCAAGCCTATCCTAAATAGTGACGACAGCTCAGATGAAGCTAAGCGTGGCACTCGCCGCACCTTGGTTCGCGTGCTTGAAACTCTGCTTCGCATGCTACACCCTATCATTCCATTTATCACTGAAGAAATTTGGCAGACCGTTGCTCCACTTGCCGCGAAAGATGGCCAAACCATCATGCTGCAACCTTATCCATTAAGTGACAATAGCAAAATTGACACGGCTGCTGTGGCAGAGCTGGAATGGGTAAAACAATTCATCATGGGTGTTCGTCGTATTCGTTCTGAAATGAACATCGCACCAAGCAAACAGTTACCGGTAATCTTGACCAAGCTAAGCGCAACGGATGAACTATGGTTGGAAAATAACCACCTTTACCTGTCAACACTTGCGAAATTGGAATCAATCACGGTATTATCTGACTCTGAGGAGGCGCCAGAATCAGCTGTTGCATTGGTTGGAGAAATGAACATTCTTATTCCAATGGCAGGTTTGATTGACAAAGAAGCCGAGCTAGAGCGTCTAAACAAGGAAATCAATCGCCTAGAGAGCGATATTCAACGCATGGAAGGAAAACTGTCCAACGACAGTTTTGTTGCCAAAGCGCCTGAAGCAGTTGTTGCCAAAGAAAGACAAAAGCTGGATGAGCACAAAACTGCATTAAAAAACTTGAAGGATCAACATGAAAAAATCAGTCAAATCTAA
- the rimM gene encoding ribosome maturation factor RimM (Essential for efficient processing of 16S rRNA), which produces MSVADGEKLILGKISGIFGVKGWLKIFSHTEPRDNILSYSPWLVKVKGEWRTFDLEDGQEIQGGKGIVAKLEGIDDRDEARLYMGCEIAINPEQLPEAEDGYYWRELIGCSVTDQEDNDLGVVTALIETGAHDVLRVEKDGHSILIPFVEGTFILDVDVENKHIQVDWDDIEE; this is translated from the coding sequence ATGAGCGTGGCTGACGGCGAAAAACTTATTCTGGGTAAAATCAGTGGTATTTTCGGCGTAAAAGGTTGGTTGAAGATTTTTTCCCATACCGAGCCTCGCGACAATATTTTGAGCTATTCACCTTGGCTGGTTAAAGTTAAGGGTGAGTGGCGAACCTTCGATTTAGAAGATGGGCAAGAAATTCAGGGTGGCAAAGGAATTGTTGCCAAACTGGAAGGAATAGATGATCGTGATGAAGCGCGCCTATACATGGGGTGTGAAATCGCAATCAATCCAGAGCAACTTCCTGAAGCGGAAGATGGCTACTACTGGAGAGAACTGATTGGTTGTTCTGTAACGGATCAAGAAGATAACGACCTAGGTGTTGTGACCGCATTGATCGAAACAGGCGCACATGATGTTCTTAGAGTAGAAAAGGATGGTCATTCCATATTGATTCCATTTGTCGAAGGTACGTTTATTTTGGATGTGGATGTTGAAAACAAACATATCCAAGTTGACTGGGATGATATCGAAGAATAA
- the rpsP gene encoding 30S ribosomal protein S16: protein MVVIRLARGGAKKNPYYRVMVADQRNKATGRFIEQVGFYNPTAKGAEEMLRLDTARVEHWVSQGAQMSPRVAKLIKDAK from the coding sequence ATGGTCGTTATTCGTTTAGCACGCGGTGGTGCAAAAAAGAACCCTTATTATCGTGTAATGGTTGCGGATCAACGCAACAAAGCAACTGGTCGTTTCATCGAGCAAGTTGGTTTCTATAACCCAACGGCTAAAGGTGCAGAAGAAATGCTTCGTCTTGATACTGCGAGAGTTGAGCACTGGGTGTCTCAAGGCGCTCAAATGAGCCCAAGAGTTGCAAAATTGATCAAAGACGCTAAGTAA
- a CDS encoding DsbC family protein produces MKKQFLKKSLLAMVLSTAFMAMAQADEQTIRNTLKDITPNAAEAKITPSVIPGLYQVVLGTRVLLMDDKARYVFSGDLIDLKTRKNLTTAAENKQRKSILDSLDESKMIVYPAKGATKRTITVFSDIDCPYCKKLHDDIPKLTAAGIKVRYLSFPRAGVGSGSYKKAVAVWCSSDRRKALDKVMMGVAVDMKTCANPVMNDMKLAELFGVNGTPNILLDDGELIPGYVESKDLIQKLVGPH; encoded by the coding sequence ATGAAAAAACAATTTTTGAAGAAATCGCTTTTGGCGATGGTGTTGTCGACAGCTTTTATGGCGATGGCACAGGCCGATGAGCAAACGATCCGAAATACCTTGAAAGATATTACGCCAAATGCGGCTGAGGCCAAGATTACCCCGAGTGTTATTCCGGGTCTGTATCAAGTGGTTTTAGGGACACGAGTATTGTTGATGGATGACAAAGCGCGTTATGTTTTTTCAGGTGACTTGATTGACCTGAAAACACGCAAGAACCTAACAACGGCAGCAGAGAACAAACAGAGAAAAAGTATTCTGGACAGCTTAGATGAATCGAAGATGATTGTTTATCCAGCGAAAGGCGCTACCAAGCGTACGATTACGGTTTTCTCTGACATTGACTGCCCGTATTGTAAAAAACTTCATGATGACATTCCTAAGCTGACGGCAGCAGGTATCAAGGTGCGTTATTTGTCTTTCCCACGTGCGGGCGTCGGTTCTGGTTCTTATAAGAAGGCAGTGGCGGTTTGGTGTTCTTCAGACAGAAGAAAGGCTTTGGACAAGGTGATGATGGGTGTAGCAGTAGATATGAAGACTTGTGCGAACCCTGTAATGAACGATATGAAGCTTGCTGAGTTGTTTGGCGTGAATGGCACTCCGAATATCCTGTTGGATGATGGTGAGTTGATTCCAGGATATGTTGAGTCAAAAGACTTGATTCAAAAGCTGGTTGGTCCGCATTAA
- the rmuC gene encoding DNA recombination protein RmuC: MFGIESAYLLPVLAIIAAGGLYVGYTATRALKQEKDKVEQLQQEYQTLSSRYAQIEQVAMTAENSLSVLQAKLEKMTEDEKDYVSQITRLETQQKSDRASFEEKLALLENAKQALTQEFKLLSTQIFEEKQAQINTQNKEALGAVLNPLQQSLTEFKNKIDQTHKADIEGRATLVEQLKQLKELNQTMSNEAKSLTQALKGDNKLQGNWGEMILEKMLESSGLRLGIEYEREKSLYSDDNKRLRPDVIVNLPDDKHIIIDSKVSLNAYESALNAEDDKTRVEQVKAHLVSLQKHIEALSIKRYDHIESLNAPDFVLMFIPIEGAYLMAIEQNPALFESAFEKNIAVVTPTTLFTTLKTIEQLWRYERRSENTSSLIKKAADVYDKFVGFVESFEKVGSQLESALSSYDQAKKRMVSGKGNLINQAQMLKDLAGKTKKDLPKHLVDEADVSLPELDKD; this comes from the coding sequence ATGTTTGGCATTGAGAGTGCATATCTTTTACCTGTATTAGCGATTATTGCGGCGGGCGGGCTGTATGTTGGTTATACCGCTACACGGGCTTTAAAACAGGAAAAAGACAAGGTAGAGCAGTTACAGCAAGAGTATCAAACCCTCAGCAGTCGCTATGCGCAGATTGAGCAGGTTGCAATGACGGCAGAGAACAGTCTAAGTGTGTTGCAGGCGAAGCTCGAAAAAATGACTGAAGATGAAAAGGACTATGTTTCACAAATCACACGCTTGGAAACGCAGCAGAAATCTGACAGAGCGAGTTTTGAGGAAAAGTTGGCATTGCTTGAGAATGCAAAGCAAGCTTTGACACAAGAGTTCAAACTGTTATCAACGCAGATATTTGAAGAAAAACAAGCACAAATAAATACTCAGAACAAAGAGGCTTTAGGCGCAGTATTGAACCCACTGCAACAAAGTCTGACAGAGTTTAAGAACAAGATCGACCAAACGCATAAGGCAGATATTGAAGGGCGTGCTACGTTGGTGGAGCAGCTCAAGCAGTTGAAAGAGCTTAACCAAACCATGTCGAATGAAGCCAAAAGCTTAACTCAGGCTTTGAAAGGGGATAACAAGCTTCAAGGAAACTGGGGTGAGATGATTTTGGAAAAGATGCTGGAAAGCTCGGGTTTGAGACTAGGCATTGAGTACGAAAGGGAGAAGTCCCTTTATTCAGACGATAACAAGCGTCTGCGCCCGGATGTGATTGTGAATTTGCCGGATGATAAACACATTATTATCGATTCAAAAGTTTCATTGAATGCCTATGAATCAGCTCTGAATGCTGAAGATGATAAAACCCGAGTTGAGCAGGTCAAGGCTCATTTGGTGAGTCTGCAAAAGCATATCGAAGCACTTAGCATCAAACGTTACGATCATATTGAGTCTTTAAATGCCCCGGACTTTGTTTTGATGTTCATTCCAATCGAGGGGGCGTATTTAATGGCGATTGAGCAGAACCCTGCGTTGTTTGAATCGGCATTTGAGAAGAATATCGCGGTGGTGACGCCGACTACCTTGTTTACCACTTTGAAGACCATTGAACAGCTTTGGCGTTATGAAAGGCGCTCGGAAAATACTTCAAGCCTGATCAAAAAAGCAGCAGATGTTTATGACAAGTTTGTTGGTTTTGTTGAGAGTTTTGAAAAGGTGGGAAGTCAGTTGGAAAGTGCGCTTTCCAGTTACGATCAAGCTAAAAAACGGATGGTGAGCGGGAAAGGGAATTTGATTAACCAAGCTCAAATGCTTAAGGATCTGGCAGGTAAAACCAAGAAAGACCTTCCTAAGCACCTTGTTGATGAAGCGGACGTGAGTTTGCCAGAGTTGGATAAAGATTAG
- the rplS gene encoding 50S ribosomal protein L19, with protein MKNPIIARIEEEQMSKQLPDFSAGDTVVVQVKVKEGTNERLQAYEGVVIAKKNRGLNSSFTVRKISHGVGVERTFQTYSPLVDSVEVKRRGAVRRAKLYYLRNLSGRAARIKEKVK; from the coding sequence ATGAAAAACCCAATTATTGCGCGTATTGAAGAAGAGCAAATGAGCAAGCAACTTCCAGATTTTTCAGCTGGTGATACTGTTGTTGTTCAAGTAAAAGTAAAAGAAGGTACTAACGAACGTCTTCAGGCTTATGAAGGTGTTGTTATCGCTAAGAAAAACCGTGGTTTGAACTCTTCATTCACTGTTCGTAAGATTTCTCATGGTGTAGGTGTTGAGCGTACTTTCCAAACTTACAGCCCATTGGTTGATTCTGTTGAAGTTAAGCGTCGTGGTGCGGTTCGTCGTGCTAAGCTTTACTACCTACGTAACCTATCTGGTAGAGCAGCAAGAATCAAAGAAAAAGTTAAATAA
- a CDS encoding response regulator, whose amino-acid sequence MAHILAVDDSNVTRSLIRLTLETLDNIKVDTANNVELGLKLCQQNQYDILILDYMMPDKTGLDMIDTLNEQHLQTNVPIFILSSETDHSTKEMAQSRQVRAWLKKPFRPQMLLELITETLKEVKAKRNHSN is encoded by the coding sequence ATGGCACATATTTTAGCGGTCGACGACTCTAATGTCACCCGATCGCTCATTCGGTTAACTTTGGAAACGCTAGACAATATAAAGGTCGATACCGCAAACAATGTCGAGCTTGGTCTCAAGCTGTGCCAGCAAAACCAGTACGATATTTTAATCCTTGATTACATGATGCCTGATAAAACTGGGTTAGACATGATCGACACTTTAAATGAACAACATCTACAAACAAATGTTCCCATTTTTATCTTATCTTCCGAAACCGATCACTCAACAAAAGAAATGGCACAAAGCAGACAAGTAAGGGCTTGGCTAAAAAAACCTTTCCGCCCTCAAATGCTTTTAGAACTGATTACAGAAACTTTGAAAGAAGTAAAAGCAAAACGCAATCACTCAAACTAA
- the trmD gene encoding tRNA (guanosine(37)-N1)-methyltransferase TrmD, giving the protein MRFDVITLFPEMFEAINASGVSSRALQQGLYSFHSWNPRQFTTDVHQTVDDRPYGGGPGMLMKYQPLKDSVDAIETTIGEKPYVVYLSPQGTPLTQAKLQTLVEKPNLTLVCGRYEGLDERFILSEVDEEICVGDFVVSGGELPAMMLMDGLIRLLPGALGHNQSAEQDSFSDGLLDCPHYTRPVEVNGMKVPEVLQQGNHAKIDAWRMEQKLERTAQKRPDLYAAYLAQQAK; this is encoded by the coding sequence ATGCGCTTTGATGTCATTACGCTTTTCCCTGAAATGTTTGAAGCAATCAATGCTTCGGGGGTTTCAAGCAGAGCGTTACAACAAGGCCTGTATAGCTTCCATAGTTGGAATCCGCGGCAGTTTACGACGGATGTCCATCAAACGGTAGACGATAGACCATATGGTGGTGGTCCTGGGATGTTGATGAAATATCAACCTCTTAAGGATTCAGTCGATGCGATTGAAACCACCATCGGAGAGAAACCTTATGTGGTTTATCTTTCTCCACAAGGAACGCCGCTGACTCAGGCAAAGTTACAGACTTTGGTTGAAAAGCCGAACCTCACTCTGGTTTGTGGGCGTTATGAAGGATTGGATGAGCGTTTCATCTTATCTGAAGTGGATGAAGAGATTTGCGTAGGGGATTTTGTCGTCAGTGGAGGGGAGTTACCCGCCATGATGTTGATGGATGGTTTGATTCGTTTGCTACCGGGGGCTTTAGGCCATAACCAGTCAGCTGAGCAAGATTCGTTTTCGGATGGTTTATTGGATTGTCCGCATTACACAAGACCTGTAGAGGTCAACGGCATGAAAGTGCCGGAGGTGCTGCAACAGGGAAATCATGCAAAAATTGATGCATGGCGAATGGAGCAGAAACTCGAAAGGACGGCGCAGAAGCGTCCGGACCTATATGCAGCTTACTTGGCTCAACAAGCTAAGTAA
- the xerD gene encoding site-specific tyrosine recombinase XerD: MASDTVFQSQLKSFLQFLRFNEGLSENTLAAYRRDLKICQVGVEFSDFKTVSNQQLEDFIYQQFEQGKSAKSIARLISSLKRFAQYLLAQHVISVDPTAKLKSPSIPRSIPKVISEKQVEDLLAAPDLTTPLGLRDKAILELMYASGLRVSEVVTLPYEQLNLSAGLVRVVGKGNKERIVPIGELAIDALKVYIESSRPQLAAKRWVDTLFVSRLGRPMTRQTLWHRIKNLAFEADIRVQLSPHGLRHAFATHLINHGADLRTVQLLLGHSDLSTTQIYTHVAKQRLQALHHKHHPRG, encoded by the coding sequence ATGGCATCCGACACAGTATTCCAATCTCAATTAAAATCTTTTCTACAGTTTCTCAGGTTCAACGAAGGGTTGAGCGAAAACACGCTTGCCGCTTACCGCAGAGATTTAAAAATCTGCCAGGTTGGGGTTGAGTTCTCGGATTTCAAAACAGTCTCCAATCAGCAGTTGGAAGATTTTATCTATCAGCAATTTGAGCAAGGTAAGAGTGCCAAATCCATTGCTAGGTTGATCTCCTCTCTCAAACGTTTTGCACAGTATTTGTTGGCTCAACATGTCATTAGTGTTGATCCTACGGCCAAACTGAAGTCACCTTCCATTCCTCGTTCGATTCCCAAAGTCATTTCCGAAAAACAGGTTGAAGACTTGCTTGCGGCACCGGATTTAACTACGCCATTAGGGTTGCGTGACAAGGCGATTTTGGAGTTGATGTATGCCTCTGGGTTAAGGGTTTCCGAGGTAGTGACGCTGCCTTATGAACAGCTCAATCTTTCGGCGGGTTTGGTACGCGTTGTGGGGAAAGGGAATAAGGAACGAATTGTGCCGATAGGAGAGCTGGCGATAGATGCGCTAAAGGTTTATATTGAAAGCTCAAGACCGCAATTGGCTGCCAAGCGTTGGGTTGATACGTTGTTTGTCTCACGCTTAGGTCGTCCTATGACTCGCCAAACGCTATGGCATAGAATCAAAAATTTGGCTTTTGAGGCGGATATACGCGTTCAGTTATCGCCGCATGGCCTCCGCCATGCCTTTGCAACGCATTTAATCAATCATGGGGCAGACTTGAGAACTGTTCAGCTGCTCTTGGGGCACTCTGATCTGTCAACGACTCAAATTTATACGCACGTTGCCAAGCAACGTCTGCAAGCACTTCATCACAAGCATCATCCTCGCGGATAA
- a CDS encoding flagellin N-terminal helical domain-containing protein has product MSIDSISNYNATTYASLQQSLASGSRINTSADDAAGKAVVTALTTQIGQQDIATRNANDGISALQIADSTGENIGNQLLRLGELATQAQNGTYSDAQRQTLNQEFQQGLQAINQYVGQASFNGINLLDGSQNTLSIGLGDSTNALTFPNLTTNAQGLNGLDITSTANASNAYSSITTALENLSTSRSQLGAQQNGLASTVENLATQNVNAQSSRSQINDTDYAKALTQLSKQQVLEQSSIAMQAQSNQNRSNVLQLLQS; this is encoded by the coding sequence ATGTCTATTGATTCCATATCCAATTACAACGCAACCACCTATGCAAGCCTTCAACAAAGCCTAGCATCAGGCAGTCGTATCAATACCTCAGCAGATGACGCCGCTGGAAAAGCTGTTGTGACAGCGCTGACGACACAAATCGGTCAACAAGACATTGCCACTCGTAATGCCAATGATGGTATTTCGGCTCTGCAAATTGCTGACAGTACCGGAGAGAATATTGGCAACCAGCTCCTTCGCTTAGGAGAACTGGCAACACAAGCTCAAAACGGCACTTACAGCGATGCCCAACGTCAGACATTAAACCAAGAGTTCCAACAAGGCTTACAGGCAATCAATCAATATGTAGGGCAAGCCAGCTTTAATGGCATAAATCTACTGGATGGTTCTCAGAATACACTTAGTATTGGGCTGGGTGACTCAACCAACGCCCTAACCTTTCCAAACCTGACAACCAATGCACAAGGTTTAAACGGCTTGGACATTACATCCACAGCAAATGCCAGTAATGCCTACTCATCCATCACGACTGCATTAGAAAACCTATCAACCAGCCGTAGCCAGCTTGGTGCACAACAAAACGGATTGGCAAGCACCGTTGAAAACCTAGCAACCCAAAACGTCAATGCACAAAGTAGTCGAAGCCAGATTAACGACACAGACTATGCAAAGGCGCTGACGCAATTAAGCAAGCAGCAGGTTCTTGAGCAAAGTAGTATCGCCATGCAGGCGCAAAGCAATCAAAATCGTTCAAACGTATTACAGTTGCTTCAATCTTAG
- a CDS encoding TIGR04211 family SH3 domain-containing protein yields the protein MKKSVKSNLQIISSLMLVGGLTIGQTAVAEDSGQPQSDYTHYVTDSVQIPLRTQPGYKYKILRLLKSGTPVTILEVNDDGWTKLSYHYKDEDIVGWMPSSVLLNQPIARVRLAQQIDKTSRIEKKLNQALQEKSTLDSRFNDVSNELKKTKEDNFKLQKQLAEIKSISGKSIELNEQNQQFSQEIEKIKSDNAILKEQISQAGDVVQRQWFLTGGGVLLLGLLIGRFFRVPNRRTKWDSL from the coding sequence ATGAAAAAATCAGTCAAATCTAACCTGCAAATCATTTCATCCTTAATGCTTGTCGGTGGCTTGACCATCGGTCAAACAGCTGTAGCAGAGGATTCAGGGCAACCTCAATCCGATTACACGCATTATGTGACCGATTCTGTACAAATTCCGCTTAGAACCCAACCTGGTTATAAATACAAAATTTTAAGGTTGTTGAAATCGGGCACACCAGTAACCATTTTAGAAGTGAATGATGACGGCTGGACAAAACTGTCCTACCACTATAAAGATGAAGATATTGTTGGTTGGATGCCTTCAAGCGTGCTGTTAAACCAACCTATCGCTCGCGTTAGATTGGCTCAGCAAATTGATAAGACCTCTCGTATCGAGAAAAAACTTAACCAAGCACTTCAAGAGAAATCTACTCTGGACTCTCGTTTCAACGACGTCAGCAACGAGTTAAAGAAAACCAAAGAAGATAACTTCAAGTTACAAAAGCAATTGGCTGAGATTAAGTCTATTTCCGGCAAGAGCATTGAATTGAATGAACAAAACCAGCAGTTCAGCCAGGAAATTGAGAAAATCAAATCTGACAATGCCATTCTGAAAGAACAAATCAGCCAAGCGGGTGATGTTGTGCAACGTCAATGGTTCCTGACAGGTGGTGGTGTACTACTTCTTGGTTTATTGATTGGTCGCTTTTTCAGAGTGCCAAACAGACGTACCAAATGGGATTCACTATAA